TGTCTGATAGGCAGAAGGGTTTTATGACTGCTCTTGAGAGGGTATTTCCAAATAATCCTCACAGATATTGCTTGAGACATATATTAGCAAACTTTAAAACTGCTGGGTTCAGGGGAGGGGATTTGAAAACTTTGATGGATCAGGCAACATATGCTTTCACAAGGAGTAATTTTGATGTAGCAATGGAAAAGATGAAAGAGGAGAATGAAGATGCATGGGCCTGGCCGTGCAAAATAGATCCATCTTGTTGGGCAAGGCATGCCATGGACACAACATGCAAAACTGATCTTGTTGTGAACAATTTGAGTGAGGTGTTCAACAAGTTCATCCTAAAGGTCGGAGATAAGCCAATAGTGACAATGATAGATAGCATAAGGACCGAGATCATGTCTAGGTTTGTGGACAAGAGGGAGGGCTTGGAAAAGGCTCAGTGGGAAATAACACCTTTCTATACTGAGAAGTTAGAGCTTATGAAGAAATATTCTCAGAACTGCAAGCCTATATTTGCTGGACAAGGAATTTACCAAGTGACAAGTGATGAAAGGACATATGCTGTTGACTTAGAGAAACACACTTGTGGATGCAGAAAATGGGAGTTCACAAGGCTGCCATGCAACCATGCAGTTTCTGCCATCTACAAAGCTAGACAACAGCCTGAGGACTATGTCAGTGAGTTCTTCAAGATCAACACCTACAAGAAAGCATTTACTGCTATGGTGTATCCTGTGCCAGGGAGCCATGACTGGACAAAGACAGCAGGATCTGACTTAGAACCACCAATATTCACTAGGCATCCAGGGggagaagaaaaatagaaggaaaagaaagcaaaTGACCAAGGTAAAGCAGGGATGGCGACCATCACTTGTTCAAACTGCAATCTGCAAGGGCATAAGTTCACACATTGTGGGCAAGAGCTAAGGCCAGACCTGGCTATTAGAAAGCAACTTCACAAGTTAACTTTCAGAACTTTTACTGTACATATGACACATTGCAATGATAATTAAGCATTAACACCATGTTAATTATTCCATGTGCAGAGCAACAGGAGAAACTTTGGAGCTGAAGAACAAACTGCAGCaacagaaggagaagaaggagaagaaggagcatGGGACTCAGATGGTGTGACCTATCAAGTTGGCTCTAGTTGTGATGACACTGACTCATCATTTGAAGCAGATACATCTGATGAAGATTCTCCACCAGCCTCACCCAGTCCATttagagggagaggaagaaacaatgATGAAGCTGGCCCTTCCTCTTAGGCCAGGGTTCAGAAGCTTCCGCCAgtcagagggagagggaggatgTGGTCATACTTAACTGCAAGTGGAAGGAACTACAAGAAGAAGCCCTGATTGCTGTCTTCTTTTCATGTACTTAACTGCAAGTGTTACAGAACTTCATTTTGTGTCCACTGAACATGTATGTGCTGGATTATGTGTGTGATTGGCATGCCATTGGACATGTATGTTTCAGGTCTCATTTTGTATGCACTGGACATGTTTGTGCAAGATTTTGTGTGTGATTGGCATAGCTACTGGACTACTATGTGTTTCAGGCCTCAATTTCTATGCACGGTTCATCAATATGTGTCACATTATCACGACAAGTTACAGAATGAGCTGAAAATAGTCATTGCGTCATATCATAGATGAATACATGAATTATGCCATTTCTATCTGACATAACCACCACATGAACTGCAACATTATTGTCACATTACAGAGTAACACAGCTCAACGATTAACTACATAATCTACATGATAATATTCAGTGCAATGACATAAGGCAAGACTGCAACTAATGTCACGTTGCAGCTAAGTGCAATCAGAATCCACTGCTGCATCTCCGGAAGCTTCTGAAATGCTTTCTCCTTCTCAGCTTCCATCTTCAAAAATTGAGTATCAAGCTTCACCTTCTCAGCTGTGAGCTTGTCCTCAAGCATCTTGTTCATCAGTGAGTTGAGTTCGGCATGAACTTGCTTCTCTTTTGCTTCTCCCATGCCCCATAGCTTCTCCAAAGCCCTTTCCATGGTAGGAGGCCATTCTGGATCATAACATGAGATGAAATCACATCTCGTTTCATCCTCATTGCAGCAGCTGATGAAACGCCGACCAGTAAAACAACCTTCAAAAGCAACCCTTCGAACTGGTATCAGCCCACAACGGCACCTCAAAACAGACTCCATCTCCCAACCGCAGTACTCGATATCATCCACGTCCATCGGGATTTTGCCAAAGTCCTACGAAAACATCAGCCCAGGAGCATCAAATCGTACCAATTTTGCCCCAAACACCGATTTGGAAACCCTAATCCCCAATCGGGAAACCCTAATCCCCAAATTGAAAACCCTAATCCCCAAATTCGAACATACCTGAACTGCAGACAGGGAAGATGATGCTTCACTGCTGTTCGTCATCTTCGTGCCTTCATCCGCCACCTTGGATTTCATCTCTCCTTGCGGGAACAACGAAGAACAGAGGGGAAGAACGGGAGAACAGATGGGAAAAGCGGGATATATTTTTCCCAAACGCGCCGTCCCGAGCACACTTATGCCACTCCTGGGTCCCGACCAGCCTGAACCGGCCTAAAAACCGACCGGTTAAGCCAGTCCAAGTAACAGagaccgacaggtggggcccggaGTCAGTTTCCGTGTTAGCGCCGTTGACAGCGTGATTACGGGTTCTGTGATACACTTTTGCCCAATTATCGGGTTTAAGTgataagaaaaccaaaaggtgGAGTTCTTTATACGGTTCGTCCTAAACCATGGGTTCTGTGATATTTACTCGTTTTTATATGGTATGGAGTGTTTGGTTACTTACTGCAGTTCATGCTTGGTTTGTAATACTTCTAGTTGGATTATTATATGCATCTTTTGTactagagtaaaatacattaGTGGTCCTAATTTTTTTCGTCAAGGTGTCAACTTAGTCCTAAATCTTTGAAATTGCACGTTTGAGTCCTAAAACTATTTTAAGTGGTTCATCGCAGGTCCTAAATTTGTTTGTTCCCCTCTCACCGTTCACGTGGTGGTTTGACTTATCCCCGTAGGCCTGGGCCCACCCATCAGGTAACAACTCAGAAGAGAAAATTActtaaaaccaccacatttgagACACATGTTTAagaaaaccacatttttttagtTTATTTTCAAATCACCACCgttttgaggctggaggtaCTCCCGCACACTGACTTGGCAGATGATTGTGTTTTGACGGTAAAACTGACACgaggggcccacctgtcggtgccACCATGGCGCCAGCATGGACATCTCGTCCACCTGTCCATCCCCTGCGtgagccctcctctctctcctttttccGGCCAACTCCCTAATCCGACTCCGACCACTCTCGTCGACCTCTAGGCCTCCCCGACCCCGCCACGTCGTGCGGCACCCTAACCCACAACGCCTGAACCCTGCGCGCGCCCCATGGCCTCGCGCGAGGTCGTCTTCCCCGCTTCCGGCAGTGTGCCGCCGCTCCCCACCCGCCCGACCGAAGCCTCCCCAGCGTCCATACTGTCGCCTGGACGTCTGTGTCTCCTTTGCGAAGCCACCAGAGCCCTCTCCCGAGACCGCTGCTGCCCGGAGCACTCCCGCGTCGTCGCTCCTTTGTCAACCGTGcagctcgtcgtcgccggccttCTCCAGTAGGATCTACCCCATCGCTGCCGCCATCCTCTTCCCCATGCCTGTCAAGTCCTTAGATCAGCAGCGATTGGACGGTCAAGTCTTAAGAGCAGAAGCGACGCGACGAACAACAGCTCGCCGGTGGCCGCCGGAGCACGTCTACGCGGACAGGACGGTACGAGGCACATAAACGGTCGGGGAAAGAagccagagagagaggggctcACGTATATTCCGtaggaggaagatgacgagCTTCCCGAGGACGAGCCGTCGGAATTTCACcggagaagcggcggcggccgtagACAAAGGACTAGATCATGCGCTCGCTGTAGTCGAATCCGTCTCGATTCCTTGTGCCAGGAGGAAGTAGACGTCGAGGCGGAGCCGATGACGCGGGTGGTGTAGCTTGGCACTCGCTGGAACGGTCACGCGACGGCGAGGCGCCCACGGCGGTGCTGAAGAGCTCGTCATCGTCGGAGCACGCGTGGGACCCGCGGGACCTAGGGTTGGGCTCCTGGCGGCCATGGTCCAGGCGGAGCTTGGGGGTGGGGACGGGCGCTTCTGCGATCTGGGAGAGGAcgaaggggaggaggccgccacgTCCATGGCGCCCATGGCGCCGGGGGACAGGCGCTTGGATGGCATCGGCGCGTCGTGCGCTTCCTGTGGTGCGATGCTCGGGAGGTCGTCGGGCTGGACGCTGGGAAGATCGGAGCGGTTGGGCCTCCCATCTCGACGCTCGGAAGTAGGCACGAGGTGGCCCTCGTGCggacggacggcggcgcgggcgacaCGGACGGGGGCAGGGGAACGGACCGGGAGCCAAAGATCCACGTCGGATCGAAAAAAGCCACGTTGGAtgtgacaggtgggccccatgGTCAGGATTGCCATCAATTTGTGTTCAACTTGAATATTAGTGGCCGGAGCAACCAACCGCACCAAAAACGCTGgtgatttgaaaaaaatttaaaaaaaaagttggtttTTCTAGACATGTGCtccaaatgtggtggttttgagTAATTTTCTACGATTCAGAATATAATGTTTCAGAAACCCCCTCGATCTCTCATCCTTTCGTTTCGTGGTCCTGCACTCtcttttctcctctctctctctctgactcTACCTCACTGGCCGTCAGAAcagagaagagggagaggaaagATGGCACCACtggctgctggctgctgcagcTAATCCTCGTCATGCTACTGATCGCTGGCCGTGCGGACGTGTAGTCCCCTCATAGCCCCCGCACACCTTGAAGGCTATCTT
The Brachypodium distachyon strain Bd21 chromosome 2, Brachypodium_distachyon_v3.0, whole genome shotgun sequence genome window above contains:
- the LOC106866041 gene encoding proline-rich receptor-like protein kinase PERK10 codes for the protein MGPTCHIQRGFFRSDVDLWLPVRSPAPVRVARAAVRPHEGHLVPTSERRDGRPNRSDLPSVQPDDLPSIAPQEAHDAPMPSKRLSPGAMGAMDVAASSPSSSPRSQKRPSPPPSSAWTMAARSPTLGPAGPTRAPTMTSSSAPPWAPRRRVTVPASAKLHHPRHRLRLDVYFLLAQGIETDSTTASA
- the LOC106866114 gene encoding uncharacterized protein LOC106866114, which gives rise to MKSKVADEGTKMTNSSEASSSLSAVQDFGKIPMDVDDIEYCGWEMESVLRCRCGLIPVRRVAFEGCFTGRRFISCCNEDETRCDFISCYDPEWPPTMERALEKLWGMGEAKEKQVHAELNSLMNKMLEDKLTAEKVKLDTQFLKMEAEKEKAFQKLPEMQQWILIALSCNVTLVAVLPYVIALNIIM